In the genome of Massilia sp. PAMC28688, one region contains:
- a CDS encoding phosphoribosylanthranilate isomerase translates to MPRTRIKICGLTRPEDVRAAVASGADALGFVFYPKSPRYVTPAQAGALMAAAPPFVSTVALFVNASVEEVRTVALVAPFSQLQFHGDETPEQCAAIAGAVHRPFLRVFRVRPDTTGADLLEYEQKYRAASRLCSGLLLDTHVEEYGGAGKVFDWSLIPKDLAPRVVLSGGLSVSSATDAVVSVRPYAVDISSGVEASKGIKDARKIAAFAAAVRAGDSTIESENFHERRT, encoded by the coding sequence ATGCCACGCACCCGTATCAAGATTTGCGGCCTCACGCGGCCGGAAGATGTGCGCGCCGCCGTTGCCAGCGGCGCCGATGCGCTCGGCTTCGTGTTCTACCCGAAGAGCCCGCGCTACGTCACGCCCGCCCAGGCCGGCGCCCTGATGGCGGCCGCGCCGCCCTTCGTGTCCACCGTGGCCCTGTTTGTCAACGCGAGTGTGGAGGAAGTGCGGACCGTGGCCCTGGTGGCCCCGTTTTCGCAGCTGCAATTCCATGGCGATGAGACGCCCGAGCAGTGCGCGGCCATTGCCGGCGCCGTCCACCGACCGTTTTTGCGGGTGTTTCGGGTCAGGCCGGACACGACCGGCGCCGATTTGCTAGAATACGAGCAGAAATATCGCGCTGCCAGCCGGCTGTGTTCGGGCCTTTTGCTCGACACCCATGTCGAGGAATATGGCGGCGCAGGAAAGGTGTTCGATTGGTCTCTCATTCCAAAAGATCTCGCGCCTCGGGTCGTTTTAAGTGGTGGCTTGAGCGTAAGCAGCGCGACTGACGCGGTGGTCTCCGTTCGTCCCTATGCCGTCGACATCAGCAGTGGTGTCGAAGCGAGCAAGGGTATCAAGGACGCCCGCAAGATTGCCGCTTTTGCCGCGGCAGTGCGGGCTGGCGACAGCACCATTGAAAGCGAGAATTTCCATGAAAGACGCACCTGA
- the folC gene encoding bifunctional tetrahydrofolate synthase/dihydrofolate synthase, with protein sequence MSTLPTTLPDWLALLESRHAEVHIDMGLERVRTVKERMALAFACPVIMVAGTNGKGSTCAMLEAILLRAGYKVGLYIKPHFLDFNERAHVNGALATDEALVASFNAVEAQRGEIDLTYFEFTTLAIMHLLSGAGMDVVILEVGLGGRLDAVNVIDADVAIVTSVDIDHTDYLGDTREKIGFEKAGIFRPGKAAICSDPVPPASLVAHAEAIGADLWLLGRDFNYSGDKQQWNYGGRALRRNSLAYPSLRGANQLLNASAALAALEVLRLELPTGAQDVRTGLVVVELPGRFQVLPGRPTVVLDVAHNPHAAAALGQNLGNMGFHAYTYAVFGIMQDKDIDGVIAPMTAHVDHWCLADLPSPRSANCADLAARLEALPDGDSKPGERSVTSFPDPAAAFANAMSRAGENDRIVVFGSFYTVAGVMAARKTSHH encoded by the coding sequence ATGTCCACACTGCCCACCACCTTGCCCGACTGGCTTGCGCTGCTCGAATCACGCCACGCCGAAGTTCATATCGACATGGGCCTGGAGCGGGTGCGCACCGTCAAGGAGCGCATGGCGCTGGCGTTTGCCTGCCCCGTCATCATGGTGGCCGGCACCAATGGCAAGGGTTCCACCTGCGCCATGCTGGAAGCAATCCTGCTGCGCGCGGGCTACAAGGTGGGCCTGTACATCAAGCCGCACTTCCTCGACTTTAACGAGCGCGCCCACGTCAACGGCGCATTGGCCACTGACGAGGCACTGGTGGCCAGCTTTAACGCCGTCGAAGCGCAGCGCGGCGAGATCGACCTGACCTATTTTGAATTCACCACGCTGGCCATCATGCATCTGCTCTCCGGCGCCGGCATGGACGTGGTGATCCTGGAAGTGGGCCTGGGCGGGCGCCTGGACGCGGTCAATGTGATCGACGCCGATGTGGCCATCGTCACCTCGGTCGACATTGACCACACCGACTACCTGGGCGACACGCGCGAGAAAATCGGCTTTGAAAAGGCCGGCATCTTCAGGCCGGGCAAGGCGGCCATTTGCAGCGACCCGGTGCCGCCGGCGTCGCTCGTGGCGCATGCCGAAGCCATTGGCGCCGACCTGTGGCTGCTGGGCCGCGACTTCAACTACAGTGGCGACAAGCAGCAGTGGAATTACGGTGGGCGCGCACTGCGCCGCAATTCGCTGGCCTACCCGAGCCTGCGCGGTGCCAACCAGCTGCTCAACGCCTCGGCCGCCCTGGCCGCGCTGGAAGTACTGCGCCTGGAGTTGCCCACCGGCGCCCAGGACGTGCGTACCGGGCTGGTGGTGGTGGAGTTGCCGGGCCGCTTCCAGGTGCTGCCGGGCCGCCCCACCGTGGTGCTGGACGTGGCCCACAACCCCCACGCGGCCGCTGCGCTTGGCCAGAACCTGGGGAATATGGGTTTCCATGCCTACACCTACGCCGTGTTCGGCATCATGCAGGACAAGGACATTGACGGCGTGATCGCCCCCATGACCGCCCATGTGGATCACTGGTGCCTTGCCGACTTGCCATCGCCGCGTTCGGCAAACTGTGCTGATCTTGCCGCGCGGCTTGAAGCCTTGCCGGACGGCGACAGCAAGCCGGGCGAGCGCAGCGTGACCAGCTTCCCCGATCCTGCTGCCGCTTTTGCAAATGCGATGAGCCGGGCGGGGGAGAATGATAGAATTGTGGTCTTTGGCTCCTTCTACACCGTTGCCGGCGTGATGGCAGCACGAAAAACCTCACATCACTGA
- the accD gene encoding acetyl-CoA carboxylase, carboxyltransferase subunit beta, with amino-acid sequence MSWLEKLLPPRIQRNDAASRKTMPEGLWVKCPSCEAVLYRTDLESNLHVCPKCDHHMRIRARERLDGLLDEGGRYEIGQEALPVDTLKFKDSKKYPDRLKAAMDATGETDALIVLGGSIMSLPVVVACFEFEFMGGSMGSVVGERFVRGAQIALEQKVPFICITATGGARMQEGLLSLMQMAKTTAMLTKLSEKKLPFISVLTDPTMGGVSASFAFMGDVVIAEPKALIGFAGPRVIENTVREKLPEGFQRAEFLVTKGAVDMIVDRRKMREEIARLLALLQDQAAEVIA; translated from the coding sequence ATGAGCTGGTTGGAAAAACTGCTGCCCCCACGAATCCAGCGCAACGACGCTGCCTCCCGCAAGACCATGCCGGAAGGCCTGTGGGTGAAATGTCCGTCGTGCGAAGCGGTGCTCTATCGCACCGACCTCGAGTCCAATCTGCACGTCTGCCCCAAATGCGACCACCACATGCGCATCCGTGCGCGCGAGCGCCTCGACGGCCTGCTCGACGAAGGCGGGCGCTATGAAATCGGCCAGGAAGCACTGCCGGTCGACACGCTCAAATTCAAGGACAGCAAGAAGTATCCTGACCGCCTCAAGGCTGCCATGGATGCCACCGGCGAAACCGATGCCCTGATCGTGCTGGGTGGCTCCATCATGAGCCTGCCGGTCGTGGTGGCCTGCTTTGAATTTGAATTCATGGGCGGCTCCATGGGCTCGGTGGTGGGCGAGCGCTTTGTGCGCGGCGCCCAGATCGCGCTCGAGCAGAAGGTGCCGTTCATCTGCATTACCGCTACCGGCGGCGCGCGCATGCAGGAAGGCTTGCTGTCGCTGATGCAGATGGCAAAAACCACCGCCATGCTGACCAAGCTGTCCGAAAAGAAGCTGCCCTTCATCAGCGTGCTGACCGATCCCACCATGGGCGGCGTGTCCGCATCGTTTGCCTTCATGGGCGACGTCGTCATTGCCGAGCCGAAGGCGCTGATCGGCTTTGCCGGCCCGCGCGTGATCGAGAATACCGTGCGTGAAAAGCTGCCGGAAGGCTTCCAGCGCGCCGAATTCCTGGTCACCAAGGGCGCAGTCGACATGATCGTTGACCGCCGCAAGATGCGCGAAGAAATCGCGCGCCTGCTGGCGCTGCTGCAAGACCAGGCCGCAGAAGTCATCGCTTAA
- a CDS encoding SPOR domain-containing protein, with amino-acid sequence MGLFSFLNKNKQETAGDEGEYVSRDDDALAAKARSKRASSANEPAARRGKEGRAAADPVLPEKKRARRRLVGAIALALAVAIGLPMVLDSEPRPLATDIDIRIPSKEKAPPQQLPAPESAAAPVPAAEALDTSEEIVDPAASGGTPSRAKPETRPDTRPGPKPDIMPEPRIVEKPPAKVAEARPAEPKPEVKPAARTDSERALAILENKPVPAPAAANQKYTIQVVALSNQDKVAELQAKLKAAGVPSFTQKGSGDLVRVKVGPFTKDESDEIRAKLGKLGLSGAMVAN; translated from the coding sequence ATGGGCTTGTTCTCGTTCCTCAATAAAAACAAGCAAGAAACCGCCGGCGATGAAGGCGAGTATGTTTCCCGCGACGATGATGCGCTCGCCGCCAAGGCCCGCTCCAAGCGTGCCTCCAGCGCCAACGAGCCTGCGGCCCGCCGCGGCAAGGAAGGGCGCGCCGCCGCCGATCCTGTCCTGCCCGAGAAAAAACGTGCACGGCGCCGCCTGGTAGGGGCCATTGCGCTGGCGTTGGCAGTCGCCATTGGCCTGCCCATGGTGCTCGATTCCGAACCGAGGCCGCTGGCCACCGACATCGATATCCGCATCCCGTCCAAGGAAAAGGCGCCGCCCCAGCAGTTGCCGGCGCCCGAATCGGCGGCTGCGCCCGTGCCCGCCGCCGAGGCCCTCGACACCAGCGAAGAAATCGTGGACCCGGCCGCCAGCGGGGGAACGCCCTCCCGTGCCAAGCCGGAAACCAGGCCTGACACCAGGCCAGGCCCGAAACCGGACATCATGCCCGAGCCGCGCATTGTCGAAAAGCCGCCGGCCAAGGTGGCGGAAGCCAGGCCTGCCGAGCCCAAGCCGGAAGTCAAGCCTGCTGCCAGGACGGACTCGGAACGGGCGCTGGCGATTCTGGAAAACAAACCCGTGCCCGCGCCGGCAGCGGCCAACCAGAAATATACGATTCAGGTCGTTGCCCTGAGTAATCAGGACAAGGTGGCAGAACTGCAAGCAAAGCTGAAGGCGGCCGGTGTGCCGTCCTTTACCCAGAAGGGCAGCGGCGACCTGGTGCGAGTGAAGGTGGGGCCATTTACCAAGGATGAGAGCGACGAGATTCGCGCCAAGCTGGGCAAGCTGGGTCTGTCCGGCGCCATGGTGGCCAATTAA
- the trpA gene encoding tryptophan synthase subunit alpha translates to MSRIAPTFAALAAQNKTGLVTFITAGDPGPEMTVPLMHALVAGGADVLELGVPFSDPMAEGPVIQRACERALAFGVGMKDVLGFVRQFRETNQHTPVVLMGYANPIERIGTDNFIKASKEAGADGAIVVDYPPEECEEFAVAMRAAELDLIFLLAPTSTPERIAQVARFGSGFSYYVSLKGVTGAGNIDTDDVARRLAAIRQHVKLPIGVGFGIRDAATAKAVAAVADAVVIGSRIIQEIEATPKEQVVQAVTAFVGGIRQALDS, encoded by the coding sequence ATGTCCAGAATCGCTCCAACCTTTGCCGCGCTCGCGGCCCAGAACAAAACCGGTCTCGTGACCTTCATTACCGCAGGCGACCCGGGTCCTGAAATGACCGTGCCGCTGATGCACGCACTCGTTGCCGGCGGCGCCGACGTGCTCGAACTTGGCGTGCCGTTTTCCGATCCGATGGCCGAAGGCCCCGTCATCCAGCGCGCCTGCGAGCGGGCCCTCGCTTTTGGCGTGGGCATGAAGGACGTGCTGGGCTTCGTGCGCCAGTTCCGCGAAACCAACCAGCACACGCCCGTGGTGCTGATGGGCTATGCCAATCCCATCGAGCGGATCGGCACCGACAACTTCATCAAGGCGTCAAAAGAGGCCGGTGCTGACGGCGCCATCGTGGTCGACTATCCGCCCGAGGAATGCGAAGAATTCGCCGTGGCCATGCGCGCGGCGGAACTGGACCTGATCTTCCTGCTCGCGCCAACCTCCACGCCGGAGCGCATCGCGCAGGTGGCGCGCTTTGGCAGCGGCTTTAGCTACTACGTGTCGCTCAAGGGCGTCACGGGCGCCGGCAATATCGATACCGATGATGTGGCGCGCCGCCTGGCGGCCATCCGCCAGCATGTGAAGCTGCCCATCGGTGTCGGTTTCGGCATCCGCGACGCGGCCACCGCCAAAGCCGTGGCGGCAGTGGCCGACGCGGTCGTCATCGGCAGCCGCATCATCCAGGAAATCGAGGCCACCCCGAAAGAGCAGGTGGTGCAAGCGGTGACGGCATTCGTGGGCGGCATTCGCCAGGCACTGGACAGCTGA
- the purF gene encoding amidophosphoribosyltransferase, producing MCGIVGVVSHNPVNQLLYDALLLLQHRGQDAAGIATNHSSMFSMHKANGLVRDVFRTRNMRSLQGNSGIGHCRYPTAGSSSEEEAQPFYVNAPFGITLAHNGNLTNQAQLKSEMFKNDRRHINTDSDSEVLLNVLAHEIQESTTGFTLDPDSVFTAVAQVHRRVRGAYAVVAQIAGHGLLAFRDPFGIRPLCIGLNETEHGTEYLVASESVALEGMGFRFLRDIAPGEAIFVDNDGKLHERQCADNPSLNPCAFEYVYLARPDSILDGASVYATRLKMGEYLADKVRAQFKSGEIDVVMPIPDSSRPAAIQLALKLGVEYREGFIKNRYIGRTFLMPGQAIRSKSVRQKLNAISSEFKGKNVLLVDDSIVRGTTSREIVQMAREAGARNVFFASAAPPVLFPNVYGIDMPTREELIAYGRSNEEVCREITADALVYQDVDALKRSISDVNPALTNFEASCFDGIYVTGDVTPAYLDGLELARHNPSKKAPAEDAARTQLNLNLANAESAE from the coding sequence ATGTGTGGCATCGTCGGCGTCGTCTCGCATAATCCCGTCAACCAGCTGTTATATGATGCCTTGCTGCTGCTGCAGCATCGCGGTCAGGATGCAGCTGGCATCGCAACCAACCACAGCAGTATGTTTTCCATGCACAAGGCCAACGGCCTGGTGCGCGACGTGTTCCGCACGCGCAATATGCGTTCACTGCAGGGCAATTCGGGCATCGGCCACTGCCGCTATCCCACCGCCGGCTCGTCGAGCGAGGAAGAAGCGCAGCCGTTCTACGTCAATGCGCCGTTTGGCATCACGCTGGCGCACAATGGCAACCTGACCAATCAGGCGCAGTTGAAGTCGGAGATGTTCAAGAACGACCGCCGCCACATCAATACCGATTCCGACTCCGAAGTGCTGCTCAATGTGCTGGCGCACGAAATCCAGGAATCGACCACCGGCTTCACGCTCGATCCCGATTCGGTGTTTACTGCCGTAGCCCAGGTCCACCGCCGGGTGCGCGGTGCCTACGCCGTGGTGGCCCAGATTGCCGGTCACGGCCTGCTCGCTTTCCGCGATCCCTTTGGTATCCGCCCCCTGTGCATTGGCCTGAACGAGACCGAGCATGGCACCGAGTACCTGGTGGCCAGCGAATCGGTGGCGCTCGAAGGCATGGGCTTTCGCTTCCTGCGCGATATCGCGCCGGGCGAGGCGATCTTCGTCGACAACGATGGCAAGCTGCACGAGCGCCAGTGTGCCGACAATCCATCGCTTAACCCGTGCGCGTTCGAGTATGTCTACCTGGCGCGTCCCGATTCGATTCTCGATGGCGCTTCCGTCTATGCCACGCGCCTGAAGATGGGCGAATACCTGGCCGACAAGGTGCGCGCGCAATTCAAGTCCGGCGAAATCGACGTGGTCATGCCGATCCCCGATTCCTCGCGCCCGGCCGCCATCCAGCTCGCGCTCAAGCTGGGCGTGGAGTACCGCGAAGGCTTCATCAAGAACCGCTACATTGGCCGCACCTTCCTGATGCCGGGGCAGGCGATCCGCAGCAAGTCGGTACGCCAGAAGCTCAATGCCATCAGCTCCGAATTCAAGGGCAAGAACGTGCTGCTGGTGGATGACTCCATCGTGCGTGGCACCACCAGCCGCGAGATCGTGCAGATGGCGCGTGAAGCGGGCGCGCGCAATGTGTTCTTCGCCTCGGCCGCGCCGCCGGTGCTGTTCCCGAACGTGTATGGCATCGACATGCCGACGCGCGAGGAATTGATTGCCTACGGCCGCAGCAACGAGGAAGTGTGCCGCGAGATCACCGCCGACGCCCTGGTATACCAGGACGTGGACGCGCTCAAGCGCTCGATCTCGGACGTCAATCCTGCGCTCACCAATTTCGAGGCGTCGTGCTTTGACGGCATCTACGTCACCGGCGACGTCACGCCGGCTTACCTCGACGGCCTGGAGCTGGCGCGCCACAACCCAAGCAAGAAGGCACCGGCCGAAGACGCCGCGCGCACGCAGTTGAACCTGAACCTGGCCAACGCAGAATCGGCTGAATAA
- the trpB gene encoding tryptophan synthase subunit beta has translation MKDAPERAAAAPLFQTPDYQFPDARGHFGPYGGSFVAETLSHALAELNEAYARYSQDQAFLDEFRYELKHFVGRPSPIYHARRWSEQQGGAQIFFKREDLNHTGAHKINNVIGQALLARRMGKPRIIAETGAGQHGVATATICARFGLECVVYMGSEDVKRQAQNVYRMKLLGATVVPVESGSRTLKDALNEAMRDWVTNIENTFYIIGTVAGPHPYPMMVRDFQSVIGEECLVQMPEMTGRQPDYVMACIGGGSNAMGIFYPYIDEKNVRLVGVEAAGEGLDSGKHSASLTAGIPGVLHGNRTYLLQDENGQIIETHSVSAGLDYPGVGPEHAWLKDSLRAEYVSVTDEEALKAFHDCCHIEGIIPALESSHAIAYAAKLAATLPKEQTILVNLSGRGDKDMHTVAERMGLNFG, from the coding sequence ATGAAAGACGCACCTGAGCGCGCCGCGGCCGCTCCCCTGTTCCAGACTCCCGACTACCAATTTCCCGACGCGCGTGGCCATTTTGGCCCGTATGGGGGCTCTTTTGTGGCTGAAACGCTCAGCCACGCCCTGGCAGAACTGAACGAGGCGTATGCCCGCTATAGCCAGGACCAGGCATTCCTGGATGAATTCCGCTACGAGCTCAAGCACTTCGTTGGCCGTCCCTCGCCCATCTATCACGCCAGGCGCTGGTCCGAGCAGCAGGGCGGGGCCCAGATCTTCTTCAAGCGCGAAGACCTCAACCACACCGGCGCCCACAAGATCAACAATGTGATCGGCCAGGCGCTGCTGGCCCGGCGCATGGGCAAGCCGCGCATCATCGCCGAAACCGGCGCCGGCCAGCACGGCGTGGCCACGGCCACCATCTGCGCCCGCTTTGGCCTGGAGTGCGTGGTGTACATGGGCAGCGAGGATGTCAAGCGCCAGGCCCAGAACGTGTACCGCATGAAGCTGCTGGGGGCCACGGTGGTGCCGGTGGAGTCGGGCTCCAGGACGCTCAAGGATGCACTCAACGAAGCCATGCGCGACTGGGTCACCAACATTGAAAATACCTTCTACATCATCGGCACCGTGGCAGGTCCCCACCCGTATCCGATGATGGTGCGCGACTTCCAGTCCGTGATCGGCGAGGAATGCCTGGTGCAGATGCCGGAAATGACGGGGCGCCAGCCGGACTACGTCATGGCCTGCATTGGCGGCGGCTCCAACGCCATGGGCATTTTCTATCCCTACATCGACGAGAAAAACGTCAGGCTGGTGGGCGTGGAAGCGGCCGGCGAGGGCCTGGACTCGGGCAAGCATTCAGCGTCGCTTACGGCCGGCATTCCCGGCGTCTTGCACGGCAACCGCACCTACCTGCTGCAGGATGAAAACGGCCAGATCATCGAGACCCATTCGGTGTCGGCGGGCCTGGACTATCCGGGCGTGGGGCCGGAACACGCCTGGCTCAAGGATTCGCTGCGCGCCGAGTACGTGTCGGTGACGGACGAGGAAGCGCTCAAGGCTTTCCACGACTGCTGCCATATCGAAGGCATCATCCCGGCGCTGGAGTCGTCGCACGCGATCGCGTACGCGGCCAAACTGGCGGCCACGCTGCCCAAAGAGCAGACCATCCTGGTCAACCTGTCGGGGCGCGGCGACAAGGACATGCACACGGTGGCCGAACGCATGGGGCTTAACTTCGGTTAG
- the truA gene encoding tRNA pseudouridine(38-40) synthase TruA, with protein MKRIALGVQYDGTAWNGYQKQPDRQTVQDQLEIALEQFGRVPLSTTCAGRTDTGVHALEQVIHFDTELDRAMASWVRGVNAFLPPSIAVRWASEIPALPGQEFHARFSAFARTYHYVLYNHPVRSPLLVGRAGWTFRPLDVERMHAAAQCLVGTHDFSAFRSSQCQAKTPVKQMHSVTVERRGEAIVFTLRASAFLHHMVRNLIGSLIYVGQGRHDPAWLRDVLDGRDRNDAAPTFMPDGLYLAKIDYDPKWGLPQDATSPLPWF; from the coding sequence TTGAAACGGATAGCATTGGGTGTCCAGTACGACGGTACTGCCTGGAACGGGTACCAGAAACAGCCAGATCGACAGACAGTCCAGGACCAGCTTGAAATCGCGCTCGAACAATTCGGGCGCGTTCCCCTTTCCACCACCTGCGCGGGCCGCACCGATACCGGTGTCCATGCCCTGGAGCAGGTCATTCACTTTGATACCGAACTCGACCGCGCCATGGCATCGTGGGTGCGCGGCGTCAACGCCTTCCTGCCGCCGTCAATTGCCGTGCGCTGGGCCAGCGAGATTCCCGCCCTGCCCGGGCAGGAATTCCATGCCCGCTTTTCCGCCTTTGCGCGCACCTACCATTACGTGCTCTACAATCATCCCGTGCGCTCGCCCCTCTTGGTGGGCCGCGCCGGCTGGACCTTCCGCCCGCTCGACGTCGAGCGCATGCACGCCGCCGCCCAGTGCCTGGTCGGCACCCATGATTTTTCCGCCTTCCGCTCGTCCCAGTGCCAGGCAAAGACGCCGGTCAAGCAGATGCATTCGGTCACTGTGGAGCGGCGCGGTGAAGCGATTGTCTTCACCTTGCGCGCCAGTGCTTTCCTGCACCACATGGTGCGCAACCTGATCGGCTCGCTCATTTACGTGGGCCAGGGCCGCCACGACCCGGCGTGGCTGCGCGACGTGCTCGACGGGCGCGACCGCAATGATGCCGCGCCGACATTCATGCCGGACGGGCTGTATCTGGCCAAAATAGATTACGATCCCAAGTGGGGACTGCCGCAGGACGCGACCAGCCCGTTACCCTGGTTTTGA
- a CDS encoding tetratricopeptide repeat protein: protein MKKYLLCLSLLMCTVAHADDLADAKALFAKKSYPEALKLYTKAANAGSAEAQLHLGEMHLYGEAGAIDLAKAEAWFKKAAAKGNKTAVAALEMMKQREVRKDDIAYWMSKYDGAELKSGKFRCPAPRIPAMSKQNDEISAVAEKVQGWQACYNGFVENINASSPLTKLIPKDVADLMTKDEMDAAGKHLEGVQARIVEEARVGSKMLLADYAAWRDATDAYVREHNKMVEGARK from the coding sequence ATGAAGAAATACCTGCTGTGCCTGAGCCTGCTGATGTGCACTGTCGCGCACGCCGATGATCTGGCCGACGCCAAGGCCTTGTTTGCCAAGAAATCCTATCCCGAAGCGCTCAAGCTCTATACCAAGGCCGCCAATGCCGGCAGCGCCGAAGCGCAGTTGCATCTGGGCGAAATGCACTTGTATGGCGAAGCCGGTGCCATCGACCTGGCCAAGGCCGAGGCCTGGTTCAAGAAGGCCGCAGCCAAGGGCAACAAGACGGCCGTCGCCGCCCTGGAGATGATGAAACAGCGCGAGGTGCGCAAGGACGACATCGCTTACTGGATGTCCAAATACGATGGCGCCGAGCTCAAGTCCGGAAAGTTCCGCTGCCCGGCGCCGCGCATTCCTGCCATGTCCAAGCAGAACGATGAAATCAGCGCCGTGGCCGAAAAAGTGCAGGGCTGGCAGGCGTGCTACAACGGCTTTGTGGAAAACATCAATGCCTCGTCTCCGCTCACCAAGCTGATTCCCAAAGATGTGGCAGACCTGATGACCAAGGACGAAATGGACGCGGCAGGCAAGCACCTGGAAGGCGTGCAGGCACGGATCGTGGAAGAAGCCCGGGTCGGGTCCAAGATGCTGCTGGCCGATTACGCCGCCTGGCGCGATGCGACCGATGCCTATGTCCGCGAGCACAACAAGATGGTGGAAGGCGCCCGCAAGTAA
- a CDS encoding cystathionine gamma-synthase family protein, translated as MSEKTSYGFTTTILHSDRQKPIEHGSLHKPLHTSVTYGYEDARQLASVFQGREPGFRYGRQGNPTISALEEKVTRMEGGVASICFATGMGAIGAVFQALLKAGDHVVSSSFLFGNTNSLWQTVAGQGVGVAFVDATDVANVEAALTSATRIVFVETIANPRTQVADLARIGQLCRERGILYVVDNTMTTPYLFQPRSVGAGLVVNALTKAIGGHGNALGGSLTDTGVFDWSTYPNIAPNYKKNAPAMWGMVQLRAKALRDFGASLGPEAAHHIAVGAETLALRMERASANALAIAAMLEADERVAAVHYPGLPSHAQHGVARELFRAFGSLFSFELKEGIDCFDYLNRLQIGISASNLGDTRTLVIPVAHTIFFEMGAERRASMGIAESLIRVSVGIEDAADLLADFEGALP; from the coding sequence ATGAGCGAGAAGACCAGTTACGGCTTTACGACCACCATCTTGCACAGCGACCGCCAGAAGCCGATCGAGCACGGGTCGCTGCACAAGCCGCTGCATACCTCCGTCACCTATGGCTACGAGGATGCGCGCCAGCTGGCGTCCGTGTTCCAGGGCCGGGAGCCGGGCTTTCGTTACGGGCGCCAGGGCAATCCCACCATCTCGGCGCTGGAGGAGAAAGTCACGCGCATGGAAGGCGGGGTGGCGAGCATCTGCTTTGCCACCGGCATGGGGGCCATTGGTGCCGTATTCCAGGCCTTGCTCAAGGCGGGTGACCACGTGGTGTCGTCGTCCTTCCTGTTTGGGAATACCAACAGCCTGTGGCAGACGGTGGCCGGGCAGGGGGTGGGGGTGGCCTTTGTCGACGCCACCGACGTGGCCAACGTGGAGGCGGCGCTCACCAGTGCCACCCGCATCGTGTTCGTGGAAACCATCGCCAACCCGCGCACGCAGGTAGCCGACCTGGCGCGCATTGGCCAGCTGTGCCGGGAACGCGGCATCCTGTACGTGGTCGACAACACCATGACCACGCCCTACCTGTTCCAGCCAAGATCGGTGGGCGCGGGACTGGTGGTCAACGCCCTGACCAAGGCCATCGGCGGCCATGGCAATGCGCTCGGGGGCAGCCTGACCGATACCGGCGTGTTCGACTGGAGTACCTACCCCAACATCGCCCCGAACTACAAGAAAAATGCCCCCGCCATGTGGGGCATGGTGCAGCTGCGCGCCAAGGCCCTGCGCGACTTTGGCGCGTCGCTGGGCCCGGAAGCGGCCCATCACATCGCGGTGGGGGCCGAAACACTGGCCCTGCGCATGGAGCGCGCCTCGGCCAATGCACTGGCCATTGCCGCCATGCTGGAGGCGGACGAGCGGGTGGCGGCCGTCCATTATCCGGGCCTGCCATCGCACGCCCAGCATGGCGTGGCGCGCGAACTGTTCCGCGCCTTTGGCTCGCTGTTCAGCTTTGAACTGAAAGAGGGCATTGACTGTTTCGATTACCTCAACCGGCTTCAGATCGGCATTTCGGCCAGTAACCTGGGCGACACGCGCACGCTCGTCATTCCGGTGGCGCACACCATCTTTTTCGAGATGGGTGCCGAGCGCCGGGCCAGCATGGGCATTGCCGAATCGCTGATCCGGGTATCGGTCGGCATTGAAGACGCGGCGGACCTGCTGGCCGATTTCGAGGGAGCGCTGCCATAA
- a CDS encoding CvpA family protein, producing the protein MTIFDYLVLFVLIASIVISTLRGLVKEILSLVSWIVAFVVANMYGATLAPMLPDIIPGDMMRLILAFVALFIGVRLLMALLMLAVDAIIKASGLSLADRGLGGLFGLARGIIFVLAGVMVAGMTDLPKQAFWTNALLSPMAETGVRTVKPFLPPALSRHVTF; encoded by the coding sequence GTGACGATTTTCGATTATCTGGTGCTGTTTGTGCTGATTGCCTCGATCGTCATCAGCACCTTGCGCGGGCTGGTGAAGGAAATCCTGTCGCTGGTGAGCTGGATCGTGGCCTTCGTGGTGGCCAATATGTACGGCGCCACGCTCGCGCCCATGCTCCCCGACATCATTCCCGGCGACATGATGCGCCTGATCCTGGCCTTCGTGGCGCTGTTCATCGGCGTGCGGCTCTTGATGGCGCTGTTGATGCTGGCAGTGGACGCCATCATCAAGGCCAGTGGCCTGTCGCTGGCAGACCGCGGCCTGGGCGGCCTGTTTGGCCTGGCGCGCGGCATCATATTTGTACTGGCCGGCGTCATGGTGGCCGGCATGACCGATTTACCGAAACAGGCATTCTGGACCAACGCGCTGCTCAGCCCCATGGCCGAGACTGGTGTGCGCACCGTGAAACCGTTTCTGCCGCCGGCACTGTCGCGGCACGTGACCTTTTGA